The nucleotide window CGTGCTCAAACTTCGCGCGCAGCTCAGATCGAAACAGGCCGAGGTCGCGGATGCCGAACGCTCACTCTCCTATGCAGAATTGCGCGCCGAGTTCGATGGCGTCATTGCTGCGCGTCCGGTGGAACAGGGCCAGACCGTGCCGCTGAACACCGAACTGATGACTATTGTCGAGCTCAAGCGGATGGAGGTTGAAGCCGGGGTTCCTACGAGCCGCATCCCATTGGTTCGCCTCAAGCAGCTTGTAGAGCTGACTGTAGAAGGTTTTCCGGGCCGCACGTTCCCTGGTGAGGTCGTCCGTATCTCGCCCACCGCGGTCGCTGGATCGCGCGCTGTGCGGGTATTCATCGCCATCAATAACAAGGACGGCCTATTGAGAGGCGGGATGTTCACCACCGGCATCCTCAAAATCGACGACCAGGAGGATGTTATAGCACTTCCGCCGGCCGCCATCCGGCATGACGCAGATGGATCTTTCGTTCTCAAGGTGGAAGGAGGCGTTTTGCGCAGGCAACCTGTCGAGCTCGGCAGGAGTTGGAGCGACCGAAATCTTGTGCAGCTGTCGGGGGTGAATGAGGGTGATGTTATCGTCACCGCCCCCTTGCCCGATCTCGTCCCCGACACGCCCGTGGCCATCGAGGGCACCTGACGGATGTTCCTTACGCGTATCAGCGTCAACCATCCGGTCTTCGCCACCATGATGATGGTGACGATCCTTGTCCTTGGACTCTTTTCATATGGTCGACTAGGCGTCGATCACTACCCCGAGACCGACCTCCCGATCGTCGTGGTCGAGACCACCTACACCGGAGCGTCACCGGTATCGGTCGAAACCGAGATCTCACGGACGATTGAATCGGCGCTCAACACGATCGGCGGCATCGACAGCATCACCTCGGAATCCTACGAAGGACGTTCGATCGTTGCGGTCCAGTTCGAACTCGATGTGGACCCAAAA belongs to Sinorhizobium garamanticum and includes:
- a CDS encoding efflux RND transporter periplasmic adaptor subunit; translation: MTIIGRCNFGKLAVAITMVIATLLSAGWAIAQTKRGSPIELAQADVSTAVRQDIVNEVRIAGSLTPIRRSTMTSRISSTIIGLPVQIGDVVKAGDLLVRFDTEALGSAVTARTAEMDALNAQIELAESVLERNTTLGERGAASEATRLSARANVLKLRAQLRSKQAEVADAERSLSYAELRAEFDGVIAARPVEQGQTVPLNTELMTIVELKRMEVEAGVPTSRIPLVRLKQLVELTVEGFPGRTFPGEVVRISPTAVAGSRAVRVFIAINNKDGLLRGGMFTTGILKIDDQEDVIALPPAAIRHDADGSFVLKVEGGVLRRQPVELGRSWSDRNLVQLSGVNEGDVIVTAPLPDLVPDTPVAIEGT